A genomic region of Daphnia carinata strain CSIRO-1 chromosome 5, CSIRO_AGI_Dcar_HiC_V3, whole genome shotgun sequence contains the following coding sequences:
- the LOC130696842 gene encoding uncharacterized protein LOC130696842 — translation MNKIIKQKNDQIMKLQAQLLEQHKILDNNKAKDAQILSLQAQLGEKNKLERDTFQTVKEVFQNSSLTECKDELALGKHSQLFSLPPDSVLKLNSVSAALKELLVISPCSEGTEQLWDRIWAENGCGTETQKWHKFNMKRGLEF, via the exons atgaataagataataaaacaaaaaaatg atcaaattatgaagctgcaggcccagttattggaacaacacaaaatattagataacaacaaagctaaggatg ctcaaattttgagtctacaggctcagctaggggaaaagaacaagttAGAACGAgacactttccaaacagtgaaggaggtttttcaaaactcatccctaactgaatgtaaggatgagttggcattaggcaaacacagtcag ttattcagtctaccacctgacagtgtgttaaagttaaattctgttagtgctgcactaaaagaattgttagtaataagcccatgcagtgaaggaactgaacaattgtgggaccgtatttgggccgaaaatgggtgtggtacagaaacccagaaatggcacaagttcaacatgaaacgtggattag aattttag
- the LOC130696849 gene encoding tubulin alpha-1C chain-like produces MVYSQRECISIHIGQAGVQMGNACWELFCLEHGIGVDGQMPGDRTVGVADDTFNTFFMETGAGKHVPRALFIDLEPTVIHEVRTGTYRSLFNPEQLISGKEDAANNYARGHYTVGKEIIDLTLDRLRKVADHCNGLQGFLVFHSYGGGTGSGFTSLLLERISLEYGKKSKLCFSIYPAPQVSTSVVEPYNSVLYTHTTLEHSECSFMVDNEAIYDMCRRQLEIMSPTYTNLNRLISQLVSSITVSLRFDGALNVDLSEFQTNLVPYPRIHFPLATYAPFAPEGRATHEKMSVDDITKSCFDPAHQMVKCNPANGKYMAVCLLYRGDVAPKDVNFAIAQIKALKTVHFVDWCPTGFKVGINYQPPFVIPNGDLAQVTRAVCCLSNTTAIAEAWARLDRKFDLMFAKRAFVHWYVGEGMEEGEFVEAREDLAALELDYQEVAEGLAEEEEYEEN; encoded by the exons ATG GTCTATTCACAGCGGGAATGCATTTCTATTCATATTGGACAG GCAGGTGTTCAAATGGGAAATGCCTG CTGGGAGCTCTTCTGTCTAGAACATG GAATTGGAG TTGATGGGCAGATGCCAGGAGATCGAACCGTTGGTGTGGCAGACGATACTTTCAACACTTTTTTCATGGAAAC AGGAGCTGGCAAACACGTTCCTAGAGCGTTGTTCATCGATCTGGAACCCACTGTCATTC ATGAAGTTAGAACTGGCACGTATCGTTCCCTCTTTAACCCAGAGCAACTGATATCCGGAAAAGAGGATGCAGCTAACAATTACGCTAGAGGCCAC TACACtgttggaaaagaaataatcgATTTGACGCTAGACAGACTCCGAAAGGTGGCGGATCATTGTAACGGTTTGCAgggatttcttgtttttcattcgTATGGAGGCGGAACTGGCTCTGGATTTACATCTTTGCTTCTAGAGCGAATTTCCTTAGAATATGGGAAAAAGTCTAAATTGTGTTTCTCAATCTATCCGGCGCCACAG GTATCCACATCGGTTGTGGAACCATACAACAGCGTgctgtacacacacacg ACCCTGGAACACAGCGAATGCTCTTTTATGGTTGACAACGAGGCAATTTACGACATGTGTCGCCGCCAACTGGAAATTATGAGCCCAACTTATACAAACTTGAACCGCCTTATTAGTCAACTTGTTTCTAG TATTACGGTATCGTTGAGATTCGATGGGGCGCTTAATGTCGATTTAAGCGAATTTCAAACGAATCTGGTCCCTTATCCGAGAATTCACTTTCCACTG GCAACGTACGCACCCTTTGCGCCCGAAGGAAGAGCTACACACGAGAAAATGTCGGTTGACGATATAACTAAATCGTGTTTCGATCCTGCACATCAAATG GTTAAATGCAACCCGGCAAATGGAAAGTACATGGCTGTCTGCTTACTCTACCGAGGAGATGTTGCCCCAAAG GACGTTAACTTCGCCATAGCCCAAATTAAAGCGCTGAAGACGGTCCACTTTGTTGATTGGTGCCCCACAGGATTTAAG GTTGGAATCAATTATCAACCTCCATTTGTCATTCCAAATGGAGATCTGGCACAAGTCACACGCGCAGTCTGTTGTTTGAGTAACACAACGGCCATCGCGGAAG CATGGGCCAGACTTGACCGAAAATTTGACTTGATGTTTGCCAAACGTGCCTTTGTTCACTGGTATGTCGGTGAAGGCATGGAAGAAG GGGAGTTCGTCGAAGCACGCGAGGACCTTGCTGCCCTTGAACTGGACTACCAAGAAGTTGCTGAAGGTttggcagaagaagaagaatatgaaGAAAATTAG
- the LOC130695816 gene encoding uncharacterized protein LOC130695816 — translation MYLNTISIGLPSLCCLLPMCWPYSISSHWTTENKAFFLFSAPVFTSSPCPSSRLRHARRPVFASPVVPSSPRPSSRLRLARRPVFASPVVPSSPRPSSRLRLARRPVFASPVVPSSPRPSSRLRLARRPVFASPVVPSSPRPSSRLRLARRPVYDSPVIPSSPRGHPAFASPAIPSLLRGSRVFASSFWYCVCFAMFILN, via the exons atgtacctcaatacaatTTCTATTG GACTGCCATCTCTTTGCTGTCTGCTGCCTAtgtgctggccctacagtatTTCTAGCCATTGGACaacagaa aacaaagcctttttcctcttctccgCGCCCGTCTTCACGTCTTCGCCttgcccgtcgtcccgtcttcgccacgcccgtcgtcccgtcttcgcctcgcccgtcgtcccgtcttcgcctcgcccgtcgtcccgtcttcgcctcgcccgtcgtcccgtcttcgcctcgcccgtcgtcccgtcttcgcctcgcccgtcgtcccgtcttcgcctcgcccgtcgtcccgtcttcgcctcgcccgtcgtcccgtcttcgcctcgcccgtcgtcccgtcttcgcctcgcccgtcgtcccgtcttcgcctcgcccgtcgtcccgtcttcgcctcgcccgtcgtcccgtcttcgcctcgcccgtcgtcccgtctacgACTCGCCGGTCatcccttcttcgcctcgtggtcaccccgccttcgcctcgcccgccaTCCCGTCTTTGCTTCGTGGTAgccgcgtcttcgcctcgtcgttttggtattgtgtgtgttttgcaatgtttattcttaactaa
- the LOC130695814 gene encoding uncharacterized protein LOC130695814, translating to MYLNTISIGLPSLCCLLPMCWPYSISSHWTTENKAFFLFSAPVFTSSPCPSSRLRHARRPVFASPVVPSSPRPSSRLRLARRPVFASPVVPSSPRPSSRLRLARRPVFASPVVPSSPRPSSRLRLARRPVFASPVVPSSPRPSSRLRLARRPVYDSPVIPSSPRGHPAFASPAIPSLLRGSRVFASSFWHSIIA from the exons atgtacctcaatacaatTTCTATTG GACTGCCATCTCTTTGCTGTCTGCTGCCTAtgtgctggccctacagtatTTCTAGCCATTGGACaacagaa aacaaagcctttttcctcttctccgCGCCCGTCTTCACGTCTTCGCCttgcccgtcgtcccgtcttcgccacgcccgtcgtcccgtcttcgcctcgcccgtcgtcccgtcttcgcctcgcccgtcgtcccgtcttcgcctcgcccgtcgtcccgtcttcgcctcgcccgtcgtcccgtcttcgcctcgcccgtcgtcccgtcttcgcctcgcccgtcgtcccgtcttcgcctcgcccgtcgtcccgtcttcgcctcgcccgtcgtcccgtcttcgcctcgcccgtcgtcccgtcttcgcctcgcccgtcgtcccgtcttcgcctcgcccgtcgtcccgtcttcgcctcgcccgtcgtcccgtctacgACTCGCCGGTCatcccttcttcgcctcgtggtcaccccgccttcgcctcgcccgccaTCCCGTCTTTGCTTCGTGGTAgccgcgtcttcgcctcgtcgttttg GCATTCCATAATAGCCTAA